Proteins encoded by one window of Streptomyces sp. NBC_01477:
- the hemW gene encoding radical SAM family heme chaperone HemW, which translates to MPSVLPDGEPVPEDGALPPQALSGAAGRPLGFYLHVPYCATRCGYCDFNTYTASELRGSGGALASRDNYADVLIDEIRLARKVLGDDPRQAGTVFVGGGTPTLLPAADLVRMLAAIRDEFGLAADAEITTEANPESVGPAYLAELREGGFTRMSFGMQSARQHVLRILDRTHTPGRPEACVAEARDAGFEHVNLDLIYGTPGESDDDWRASLDAAIGAGPDHVSAYALIVEEGTQLARRIRRGEVPMTDDDEHADRYLIADERLSAAGFAWYEVSNWATTHAGRCRHNELYWTGADWWGAGPGAHSHVGGVRWWNVKHPGAYAQALAESRSPGAGREVLADEDRRVERILLELRLSAGCPLDLLTGAGAGNAARAVSDGLLEPAPYTAGRAVLTRRGRLLADAVVRGLTD; encoded by the coding sequence ATGCCTTCCGTACTGCCCGACGGCGAACCCGTGCCCGAGGACGGCGCCCTGCCGCCGCAGGCGCTGTCCGGGGCCGCGGGACGGCCGCTCGGCTTCTACCTCCACGTGCCCTACTGCGCCACCCGCTGCGGCTACTGCGACTTCAACACCTACACCGCGAGCGAGCTGCGCGGCTCCGGCGGCGCGCTCGCGTCCCGCGACAACTACGCCGACGTCCTCATCGACGAGATCCGGCTGGCCAGGAAGGTGCTCGGGGACGACCCGCGGCAGGCCGGGACGGTCTTCGTCGGCGGCGGCACCCCGACCCTGCTGCCCGCCGCCGACCTGGTCAGGATGCTCGCCGCGATCCGCGACGAGTTCGGGCTCGCGGCGGACGCGGAGATCACCACGGAGGCCAATCCGGAGTCCGTCGGCCCGGCGTATCTGGCGGAGCTGCGCGAGGGCGGCTTCACCCGGATGTCCTTCGGCATGCAGAGCGCCCGGCAGCATGTGCTGCGGATTCTGGACCGCACCCATACCCCGGGGCGGCCCGAGGCATGCGTCGCCGAAGCCCGGGACGCGGGCTTCGAGCATGTCAACCTCGACCTGATCTACGGCACCCCCGGCGAGTCCGACGACGACTGGCGCGCCTCGCTCGACGCGGCAATAGGCGCAGGCCCCGACCATGTGTCGGCCTACGCGCTGATCGTCGAGGAGGGGACGCAGCTGGCCCGGCGGATCCGCCGCGGCGAGGTGCCGATGACCGACGACGACGAGCACGCCGACCGCTACCTGATCGCGGACGAGCGGCTGTCCGCGGCCGGGTTCGCCTGGTACGAGGTCTCCAACTGGGCCACCACCCACGCGGGCAGGTGCCGCCACAATGAGCTGTACTGGACCGGCGCCGACTGGTGGGGCGCGGGACCCGGCGCCCACAGCCACGTCGGCGGGGTGCGGTGGTGGAACGTGAAGCACCCCGGCGCCTATGCGCAGGCCCTCGCCGAATCCCGCAGCCCGGGCGCGGGCCGGGAAGTCCTCGCCGACGAGGACCGCAGGGTCGAGCGGATCCTGCTGGAGCTGCGGCTGTCCGCGGGCTGCCCGCTGGACCTGCTGACCGGCGCCGGCGCCGGGAACGCGGCCCGCGCGGTGAGCGACGGCCTGCTGGAGCCCGCCCCTTACACCGCCGGGCGCGCCGTCCTCACCCGGCGCGGGCGGCTGCTCGCCGACGCGGTGGTCCGCGGCCTCACCGACTGA
- a CDS encoding TetR/AcrR family transcriptional regulator has protein sequence MSVQERKERERAERERLIVATARELAEQQGWDAVTTRRLAERIEYSQPVLYSHFRGKREIIGAVALEGATELAAAVRAAASAADGSRTRVTALARTYLDFAVRNPAVYDAIFQLDGGLAFAAEDTPEPLKDAFAALLESLGEVAGDGVHPGLFTEVFWAALHGLADLTRAGRLPPAEAGRRVDLLVDRLAVL, from the coding sequence ATGTCGGTACAGGAACGCAAGGAACGCGAGCGGGCGGAGCGCGAACGCCTCATCGTGGCGACAGCCCGCGAACTCGCCGAGCAGCAGGGCTGGGACGCGGTCACCACCCGCCGGCTCGCCGAGCGCATCGAGTACAGCCAGCCCGTCCTCTACAGCCACTTCCGCGGCAAGCGCGAGATCATCGGCGCCGTCGCCCTCGAAGGCGCCACCGAACTGGCCGCGGCGGTGCGTGCCGCGGCCTCCGCCGCGGACGGCTCCCGCACCCGGGTCACCGCCCTCGCCCGCACCTACCTCGACTTCGCCGTGCGCAACCCGGCGGTCTACGACGCCATATTCCAGCTCGACGGCGGCCTGGCGTTCGCGGCCGAGGACACCCCGGAACCCCTCAAGGACGCCTTCGCCGCGTTGCTGGAGAGCCTGGGCGAGGTCGCGGGGGACGGCGTCCACCCGGGGCTGTTCACCGAGGTGTTCTGGGCGGCCCTGCACGGGCTGGCGGACCTGACCCGGGCGGGACGGCTGCCCCCGGCGGAAGCCGGGCGGAGGGTGGACCTGCTGGTGGACCGGCTCGCCGTCCTCTGA
- a CDS encoding DUF1772 domain-containing protein, whose protein sequence is MLNALEVFTTVVVGVMVGVEFSVLFVINPILNALPEDSGQLGHAHGGRMLGAVMPFWYIGSLVLSAAWAVAGRHHHGTGLVVTAGALLILSVIMSLLLLVPINNRNKAWTPENRPEDWKEQLNRWLRFHYVRVAVIIAAFTLLVAALA, encoded by the coding sequence ATGCTCAACGCACTCGAGGTCTTCACCACTGTGGTCGTCGGCGTGATGGTGGGAGTGGAATTCTCCGTTCTCTTCGTCATCAACCCGATACTCAACGCCCTCCCCGAGGACAGCGGCCAGCTCGGCCACGCCCATGGGGGCCGGATGCTCGGCGCCGTGATGCCGTTCTGGTACATCGGCTCGCTCGTCCTGTCCGCGGCATGGGCCGTCGCCGGACGGCACCACCACGGCACCGGCCTCGTCGTCACCGCCGGCGCGCTGCTGATCCTCAGCGTGATCATGTCGCTCCTGCTGCTCGTCCCGATCAACAACCGGAACAAGGCGTGGACCCCCGAGAACCGGCCCGAGGACTGGAAGGAGCAGCTGAACCGCTGGCTCCGCTTCCACTACGTCCGCGTCGCCGTCATCATCGCCGCCTTCACCCTGCTGGTCGCCGCCCTCGCCTGA
- a CDS encoding DUF3097 domain-containing protein: protein MRSRSYDPDLTPPWKKSAPAPEVAAEPDLVVEEAATGFCGAVVRCEKTAEGLTVTLEDRFGRHRVFPMVPRGFLIDGRTVTLVRPRAAPAPRGPLLSASGSVAVPGAKARVARAGRIYVEGRHDAELVERVWGHDLRVEGVVVEYLEGVDDLPAIVADFGPAPDARLGVLVDHLVPGSKESRIAASVTGEDVLVVGHPFIDVWEAVKPASVGIREWPRVPRGQDWKTGVCRALGWDMSTGEAWQRILASVRTYKDLRPELLGSVEHLIDFVTAP, encoded by the coding sequence ATGCGCAGCAGGAGTTACGACCCCGATCTGACCCCGCCGTGGAAGAAGAGCGCCCCGGCGCCCGAGGTGGCGGCGGAGCCCGACCTGGTGGTCGAGGAGGCCGCGACGGGCTTCTGCGGGGCGGTGGTGCGCTGCGAGAAGACCGCGGAGGGGCTGACGGTCACCCTGGAGGACCGGTTCGGCAGGCACCGGGTCTTCCCGATGGTTCCCCGCGGCTTCCTCATCGACGGCCGCACGGTGACGCTGGTACGCCCGCGGGCCGCGCCCGCGCCCCGGGGGCCGCTGCTGTCCGCGTCCGGGTCCGTCGCGGTGCCGGGCGCGAAGGCGCGGGTGGCGCGGGCCGGGCGGATCTACGTCGAGGGCCGGCACGACGCCGAACTGGTCGAACGGGTGTGGGGCCACGACCTGCGGGTCGAGGGGGTGGTCGTGGAGTATCTGGAGGGCGTCGACGACCTGCCCGCGATCGTGGCGGACTTCGGCCCGGCCCCCGACGCCCGTCTCGGCGTACTGGTCGACCATCTGGTGCCGGGCTCGAAGGAGTCGCGTATTGCCGCGTCCGTGACCGGCGAGGACGTCCTCGTGGTCGGGCACCCGTTCATCGACGTGTGGGAGGCGGTCAAGCCCGCCTCGGTCGGTATCCGGGAGTGGCCGCGGGTGCCGCGCGGCCAGGACTGGAAGACCGGGGTGTGCCGGGCCCTGGGCTGGGACATGTCCACGGGCGAGGCATGGCAGCGGATCCTGGCGTCGGTGCGGACGTACAAGGACCTCCGGCCCGAGCTGCTGGGCTCGGTGGAGCACCTGATCGACTTCGTGACGGCGCCGTAG
- a CDS encoding MBL fold metallo-hydrolase: MESVESTEGPGSGGSVWEQLAPGVARRRMPHLDVTIGLVVGSDGVLLVDTASTLREGEELRGQVEALTGRTVTHIVLTHGHFDHVFGTAAFPGAEVFGERGLDGYLRRERETLLADAVRFGTDPAEAERAAGALVLPTRQVTGETAVDLGERPVRLVHAGTGHTGHDLVVVVPGAGPSDPTVVFCGDLVEESGEPQAGDDADPAHWPGTLDALLALGGETGRYVPGHGAVVDARFLRAQRDALAERFGTAPS; the protein is encoded by the coding sequence GTGGAATCAGTGGAGAGCACGGAGGGTCCGGGTTCGGGCGGTTCTGTCTGGGAGCAGCTGGCTCCCGGCGTCGCACGGCGCAGGATGCCCCACCTCGATGTGACGATCGGACTGGTGGTCGGCTCCGACGGTGTGCTGCTGGTGGACACCGCCTCGACTCTGCGGGAGGGCGAGGAGCTGCGCGGGCAGGTCGAGGCGCTGACCGGGCGTACGGTCACGCACATCGTCCTCACGCACGGTCACTTCGACCACGTCTTCGGTACGGCCGCCTTCCCGGGCGCCGAGGTCTTCGGGGAGCGCGGGCTCGACGGTTATCTGCGCCGGGAGCGGGAGACGCTGCTGGCGGACGCGGTACGTTTCGGCACCGACCCGGCCGAGGCCGAGCGGGCGGCCGGGGCGCTGGTGCTCCCGACCCGGCAGGTGACCGGTGAGACCGCGGTCGACCTGGGCGAACGGCCGGTGCGGCTGGTGCACGCCGGCACCGGGCACACCGGGCACGACCTGGTGGTCGTGGTACCGGGCGCCGGACCGAGCGACCCGACGGTGGTCTTCTGCGGCGACCTGGTCGAGGAGTCGGGCGAGCCCCAGGCGGGCGACGACGCGGACCCGGCCCACTGGCCCGGCACGCTGGACGCGCTGCTCGCCCTCGGCGGCGAGACGGGCCGCTATGTGCCCGGGCACGGGGCGGTGGTCGACGCGCGTTTCCTGCGGGCCCAGCGGGACGCGCTGGCGGAGCGCTTCGGGACCGCGCCTTCCTAG
- the hrcA gene encoding heat-inducible transcriptional repressor HrcA: protein MLSERRLEVLRAIVQDYVGTEEPVGSKALTERHRLGVSPATVRNDMAVLEDEGYIAQPHTSAGRIPTDKGYRLFVDKMAGVKPLSSAERRAIQNFLDGAVDLDDVVARTVRLLAQLTRQVAVVQYPSLTRSSVRHVELLALAPARIMLVLITDTGRVEQRLIDCQAPVGDTVLADLRARLNSRVVGRRFADVPPLVQDLPESFDHDDRPAVAGVLATLLETLVEQTEERIMLGGAANLTRFNHDFPLTIRPVLEALEEQMVLLKLLGEAKDSTMTVRIGHENFHEGLNSTSVVAVGYGSGDEAVAKLGVVGPTRMDYPGTMGAVRAVARYVGQILAES, encoded by the coding sequence ATGCTGAGCGAACGCAGACTCGAAGTCCTGCGTGCCATCGTTCAGGACTACGTCGGCACCGAGGAGCCGGTCGGTTCCAAGGCGCTCACCGAACGTCACCGGCTCGGCGTGTCCCCCGCCACCGTGCGCAACGACATGGCGGTGCTGGAGGACGAGGGCTACATCGCCCAGCCGCACACCAGCGCGGGCCGTATCCCGACCGACAAGGGATACCGGCTCTTCGTGGACAAGATGGCCGGCGTCAAGCCGCTGTCGTCCGCCGAGCGCCGGGCGATCCAGAACTTCCTCGACGGCGCGGTCGACCTCGACGACGTCGTCGCCAGGACCGTACGGCTGCTCGCGCAGCTCACCCGGCAGGTCGCCGTCGTGCAGTATCCCTCGCTGACCCGGTCCTCGGTGCGCCACGTGGAGCTGCTGGCGCTCGCGCCCGCCCGCATCATGCTGGTGCTCATCACCGACACCGGGCGGGTCGAGCAGCGGCTGATCGACTGCCAGGCGCCGGTCGGCGATACGGTGCTGGCCGATCTGCGCGCCCGGCTCAACAGCCGGGTCGTCGGCCGCCGGTTCGCCGATGTGCCGCCGCTGGTGCAGGATCTGCCGGAGAGTTTCGACCACGACGACCGCCCCGCGGTCGCCGGAGTGCTCGCCACCTTGCTGGAGACCCTGGTGGAGCAGACGGAAGAGCGCATCATGCTGGGCGGCGCGGCCAACCTGACCAGGTTCAACCACGACTTCCCGCTGACGATCAGGCCGGTACTCGAAGCACTGGAGGAACAGATGGTCCTCCTCAAACTGCTCGGCGAGGCCAAGGACTCCACCATGACCGTCCGAATCGGTCATGAGAATTTTCACGAGGGCCTCAACTCCACCTCGGTGGTGGCCGTCGGCTACGGTTCGGGCGACGAGGCAGTCGCCAAACTCGGCGTGGTCGGACCGACCCGCATGGACTACCCCGGAACGATGGGAGCGGTACGCGCAGTGGCACGTTACGTCGGACAGATCCTGGCGGAGTCGTAA
- the dnaJ gene encoding molecular chaperone DnaJ: MATDYYAVLGVRRDAGPDEIKKAFRRLARELHPDVNPDPKTQERFKEINAAYEVLSDPQKKQVYDLGGDPLSAAGGGAGAGFGQGFGNFSDIMDAFFGQSQQRGPRSRTRRGQDAMIRLEIDLEEAAFGTTKDIQVDTAVTCGTCNGEGAAPGTAAQTCDMCRGRGEVSQVTRSFLGQVMTSRPCPQCQGFGTVVPTPCPECAGDGRVRSRRTLTVKIPAGVDNGTRIQLAGEGEVGPGGGPAGDLYVEIREVPHLVFQRRGDDLHCTVTIPMTAAALGTKCPLETLDGLEEIDIRPGTQSGQSIPLHQRGITHLRGGGRGDLVVHVEVVTPHKLDADQEDLMRRLAKLRGEERPTGQFAPGQQGLFSRLKDAFNGR; encoded by the coding sequence GTGGCCACGGACTACTACGCCGTACTAGGCGTGCGCCGCGACGCAGGTCCGGACGAGATCAAGAAGGCATTCCGCCGTCTCGCCCGGGAACTGCACCCTGACGTCAATCCCGACCCCAAGACCCAGGAGCGGTTCAAGGAGATCAACGCCGCTTACGAGGTGCTCTCCGACCCGCAGAAGAAGCAGGTCTACGACCTCGGCGGCGATCCGCTGTCCGCCGCCGGCGGCGGCGCGGGAGCGGGCTTCGGGCAGGGCTTCGGGAACTTCAGCGACATCATGGACGCCTTCTTCGGGCAGTCGCAGCAGCGCGGACCGCGCTCGCGCACCCGGCGCGGGCAGGACGCCATGATCCGGCTGGAGATCGACCTCGAAGAGGCGGCCTTCGGCACGACCAAGGACATCCAGGTCGACACCGCGGTCACCTGCGGGACCTGCAACGGTGAAGGGGCCGCGCCCGGCACCGCAGCGCAGACCTGCGACATGTGCCGCGGTCGCGGCGAGGTGTCCCAGGTCACCCGCTCCTTCCTCGGCCAGGTCATGACGTCCAGGCCCTGCCCGCAGTGCCAGGGCTTCGGCACCGTCGTGCCCACGCCGTGCCCGGAGTGCGCCGGTGACGGGCGGGTCAGGTCCCGCCGTACGCTCACCGTCAAGATCCCCGCGGGCGTCGACAACGGCACCCGTATCCAGCTCGCGGGCGAGGGCGAGGTCGGCCCCGGCGGCGGCCCGGCAGGCGACCTCTACGTCGAGATCCGCGAAGTCCCGCACCTGGTCTTCCAGCGCCGCGGCGACGACCTGCACTGCACCGTCACCATCCCGATGACGGCGGCGGCGCTCGGCACGAAGTGCCCGCTGGAGACGCTCGACGGTTTGGAGGAGATCGACATCCGGCCGGGTACGCAGTCCGGCCAGTCGATCCCGCTGCACCAGCGCGGCATCACCCACCTGCGCGGCGGCGGTCGCGGCGACCTCGTCGTCCACGTCGAGGTCGTGACCCCGCACAAGCTCGACGCGGACCAGGAGGACCTGATGCGGCGCCTCGCCAAGCTCCGCGGTGAGGAGCGCCCCACGGGCCAGTTCGCGCCGGGGCAGCAGGGCCTCTTCTCCCGCCTGAAGGACGCCTTCAACGGCCGTTGA
- a CDS encoding nitronate monooxygenase produces MSAPSLTSFSAYPIVQAPMAGGAANPRLATAVAAAGGLGFLAAGYKTPEAMYEEIRQLRDQSTHPFGVNLFMPQPGATDPSAVAVYAEQLAGEESWYGTPLGDPDAGTDDAYDAKVAVLLEDPVPMVSFTFGCPSQKVLESFRKAGTYTVVTATSVAEALAAQWAGADAVCVQGVEAGGHQGTHRDDPQLRCAGTGLLALLTQVREAVQLPLIAAGGMMRGGQIAAVLAAGADAAQLGTAFLVCPESGAHPLHKRAVTDPVFARTELTRAFTGRPARALVNRFVREHGPYAPPGYPQIHHLTAPLRKAAAAEGDPQGMALWAGQGHRLAREASAGHLMELLIAELRTAREAGA; encoded by the coding sequence ATGTCCGCGCCCAGCCTGACGTCGTTCTCGGCGTACCCGATCGTGCAGGCCCCGATGGCCGGCGGCGCAGCCAACCCCCGGCTGGCGACGGCGGTGGCGGCGGCCGGCGGCCTGGGCTTCCTCGCGGCCGGGTACAAGACGCCCGAGGCGATGTACGAGGAGATCCGGCAGCTCCGCGACCAGAGCACGCACCCTTTCGGGGTGAATCTGTTCATGCCGCAGCCCGGGGCCACCGACCCTTCCGCGGTCGCGGTCTACGCCGAGCAGCTCGCGGGCGAGGAATCCTGGTACGGCACCCCCCTCGGCGACCCGGACGCCGGCACGGACGACGCCTACGACGCCAAGGTCGCGGTCCTGCTGGAGGACCCCGTACCGATGGTGAGCTTCACCTTCGGCTGCCCGTCGCAGAAGGTGCTCGAATCCTTCCGCAAGGCCGGCACGTACACGGTGGTCACCGCCACCTCGGTGGCCGAGGCGCTGGCCGCGCAATGGGCGGGCGCCGACGCGGTGTGCGTCCAGGGCGTGGAGGCCGGCGGCCACCAGGGCACCCACCGGGACGATCCGCAGCTGCGCTGCGCCGGCACGGGCCTGCTCGCGCTGCTGACGCAGGTACGCGAGGCCGTGCAGCTGCCGCTGATCGCGGCGGGCGGCATGATGCGCGGCGGGCAGATCGCCGCGGTGCTCGCGGCCGGCGCGGACGCGGCGCAGCTCGGCACGGCGTTCCTGGTCTGCCCCGAGTCCGGGGCGCATCCGCTGCACAAGCGGGCGGTCACCGACCCGGTCTTCGCCCGTACCGAGCTGACCCGGGCGTTCACCGGACGCCCGGCCCGCGCGCTGGTCAACCGCTTCGTCCGCGAGCACGGCCCGTACGCGCCGCCCGGCTACCCCCAGATCCACCACCTGACCGCGCCCCTGCGCAAGGCCGCCGCCGCGGAGGGCGACCCGCAGGGCATGGCGCTGTGGGCCGGGCAGGGGCACCGGCTGGCCCGCGAGGCCTCCGCGGGACACCTGATGGAACTGCTGATCGCGGAACTGCGCACCGCCCGGGAGGCCGGCGCATGA
- a CDS encoding 16S rRNA (uracil(1498)-N(3))-methyltransferase has translation MTAPVFLVEPAALDGSPSRITLDGPEGRHAVSVRRLQPGEEVVLTDGAGRGAYGVVAAARGKDELDVDVHGVRVEEEPSPRITVVQALPKGDRGELAVETMTEAGVDAVVPWAAARCVTQWRGERGAKSLAKWRATAREAAKQARRLRFPTVGELMTTRQVAAMLASAEFAGVLHEEGAAALAVAELPAAGPLVLVVGPEGGVSPDELAAFAAAGAGAYRLGPTVLRTSTAGVAATALLLTRTHRWS, from the coding sequence ATGACGGCACCGGTCTTCCTGGTCGAGCCGGCGGCGCTGGACGGCTCGCCGTCCCGGATCACCCTGGACGGCCCCGAGGGGCGCCACGCGGTGTCCGTACGGCGCCTGCAGCCCGGCGAGGAGGTCGTCCTGACCGACGGGGCCGGGCGGGGCGCGTACGGCGTCGTCGCGGCGGCCCGCGGCAAGGACGAACTCGACGTCGACGTCCACGGCGTCCGGGTGGAGGAGGAGCCCTCGCCCCGGATCACCGTCGTCCAGGCGCTGCCCAAGGGCGACCGGGGCGAACTCGCCGTCGAGACGATGACGGAGGCCGGGGTCGACGCGGTGGTGCCGTGGGCGGCGGCCAGGTGCGTGACGCAGTGGCGGGGGGAGCGCGGCGCCAAATCGCTGGCGAAGTGGCGCGCCACGGCCAGGGAGGCTGCCAAGCAGGCGCGGCGCCTGCGGTTTCCCACGGTCGGGGAGCTGATGACGACGCGGCAGGTCGCCGCGATGCTCGCTTCCGCGGAATTCGCGGGGGTCCTGCACGAGGAGGGCGCCGCCGCGCTCGCGGTGGCGGAGCTGCCGGCCGCCGGGCCGCTGGTCCTCGTGGTCGGACCCGAGGGCGGGGTGTCGCCCGATGAGCTGGCGGCGTTCGCCGCGGCCGGGGCCGGGGCGTACCGGCTGGGGCCGACGGTGCTGCGTACTTCCACGGCCGGGGTCGCCGCGACCGCCCTCCTCCTCACCCGCACCCACCGCTGGTCCTGA
- a CDS encoding alpha/beta fold hydrolase, with protein MGRITVGSENTTTVELYYEDHGEGQPVVLIHGFPLDGASWERQIPALLKAGHRVITYDRRGFGRSSRPSAGYDYDTFAADLKVLMDTLDLRDAVLAGFSMGTGEVTRYLGSHGSDRVAKAALFGPIPPFLLRTDDNPDGVDQAVFDGIKDAIVADRPAFLKAFLDDFNNVDKLGGARISQQAWQAQWNVAAGASPIATLACVSAWLTDFRRDVPRNDVPTLVVQGTEDRILPIAATGRRLSALVADCRFVEIAGGPHNIAWTHADEVNSAFARFLGEA; from the coding sequence ATGGGCCGCATCACGGTCGGCAGCGAGAACACGACCACCGTCGAGCTGTACTACGAGGACCACGGCGAGGGGCAGCCGGTCGTCCTCATCCACGGATTCCCCCTCGACGGAGCCTCCTGGGAACGCCAGATCCCCGCCCTGCTCAAGGCGGGCCACCGCGTCATCACCTACGACCGGCGCGGCTTCGGCAGGTCGAGCCGGCCCTCGGCGGGCTACGACTACGACACCTTCGCCGCCGACCTCAAGGTCCTGATGGACACGCTCGACCTGCGCGACGCGGTCCTGGCCGGCTTCTCCATGGGCACCGGCGAAGTCACCCGCTACCTCGGCAGCCACGGCTCCGACCGGGTCGCCAAAGCGGCGCTCTTCGGACCGATCCCGCCGTTCCTGCTGCGCACCGACGACAACCCCGACGGCGTCGACCAGGCCGTCTTCGACGGCATCAAGGACGCGATCGTCGCCGACCGGCCGGCCTTCCTGAAGGCCTTCCTCGACGACTTCAACAACGTCGACAAGCTGGGCGGCGCGCGGATCAGCCAGCAGGCCTGGCAGGCGCAGTGGAACGTCGCGGCGGGCGCGTCGCCCATTGCGACGCTGGCCTGCGTGTCCGCGTGGCTGACGGATTTCCGCCGCGATGTTCCGCGCAATGACGTGCCGACTTTGGTGGTGCAGGGGACGGAGGACCGGATCCTGCCGATCGCCGCGACCGGGCGGCGGCTGTCGGCGCTGGTGGCGGACTGCCGCTTCGTGGAGATTGCCGGGGGGCCGCACAATATTGCGTGGACGCACGCGGATGAGGTGAATTCTGCGTTTGCCCGGTTCCTGGGCGAGGCCTGA